A window of the Zeugodacus cucurbitae isolate PBARC_wt_2022May chromosome 4, idZeuCucr1.2, whole genome shotgun sequence genome harbors these coding sequences:
- the LOC105210415 gene encoding U6 snRNA-associated Sm-like protein LSm2, translated as MLFYSFFKSLVGKDVVVELKNDLSICGTLHSVDQYLNIKLTDINVTDPDKYPHMLSVKNCFIRGSVVRYVQLPGDEVDTQLLQDAARKEAVVSTR; from the exons atg CTATTCTACTCTTTCTTCAAATCGCTTGTGGGCAAGGATGTTGTGGTCGAGCTGAAAAATGACTTGAg TATATGCGGCACATTGCACTCGGTGGATCaatacttgaatataaaattgacCGATATTAATGTGACGGACCCTGATAAATACCCACATATGTTATCTgtgaaaaattgtttcatacgcGGCTCCGTTGTGCGGTACGTACAATTGCCAGGTGACGAGGTGGACACACAACTGCTACAAGACGCTGCTCGTAAAGAGGCTGTAGTGAGCACGAGataa